A stretch of Sebastes fasciatus isolate fSebFas1 chromosome 19, fSebFas1.pri, whole genome shotgun sequence DNA encodes these proteins:
- the adora2ab gene encoding adenosine A2a receptor b: MQKNDQLVYICLELVSACLSVAGNILVCWAVYLNSNLQSITNFFVVSLAVADIAVGLLAIPFAITISLGFCTKFYGCLFIACFVLILTQSSIFSLLAIAVDRYIAIKNPLRYNSVVTGRRAKGIIALCWVLSVGIGLTPMLGWHTGGWNATRHAASTQTCPEGLTECLFEVVVDLDYMVYFNFFGCVLVPLVVMLVIYANIFMAARHQLRQIGLKVTHAPTRREITSTSGSSRSTLQREVHAAKSLAIIVGLFALCWLPLHIINSFNHLCQDCNRPHLWVMNIAIILSHANSVVNPFIYAYRIREFRQTFRRILYQNILRKKAGQQFGVGGNSMTRTTSGTSREGSTCCTVVNNYVLDPSPARTQPPKTANEDSCHWTSRLDAAPNSYIPNGHQTKGSTLPATQQPCILGFDAQDGVESVSHLKGTTDVLEVKDVL; this comes from the exons ATGCAGAAGAATGACCAGCTGGTCTACATTTGCCTGGAGCTGGTGAGCGCCTGCCTGTCTGTGGCCGGGAACATCCTGGTCTGCTGGGCCGTCTACCTCAACTCCAACCTGCAGAGCATCACCAACTTCTTTGTGGTGTCACTGGCGGTGGCTGACATTGCTGTGGGGCTGCTGGCAATCCCCTTCGCTATCACTATTAG CCTCGGCTTCTGTACCAAATTCTACGGCTGCCTGTTCATCGCCTGCTTCGTCCTCATTCTCACCCAGAGCTCCATCTTCAGCCTGCTGGCCATCGCAGTGGACCGCTACATCGCCATCAAGAACCCACTCAG GTACAACAGCGTGGTGACCGGGCGGAGGGCAAAGGGCATCATCGCATTGTGCTGGGTTCTCTCTGTAGGCATCGGCCTGACACCGATGCTGGGCTGGCACACAGGAG GTTGGAACGCCACGCGCCACGCGGCCAGCACCCAAACGTGCCCTGAAGGCTTGACGGAGTGCCTGTTTGAAGTAGTGGTCGACCTGGACTACATGGTCTACTTCAATTTCTTCGGCTGCGTGCTGGTGCCCCTGGTGGTCATGCTGGTCATCTACGCCAATATCTTCATGGCCGCTCGGCACCAGCTCCGACAGATTGGGCTTAAAGTTACACACGCGCCCACTCGACGAGAGATAACCTCAACGTCAGGCTCATCTCGTTCAACCCTGCAGAGGGAAGTGCACGCTGCCAAATCGCTGGCCATCATCGTAGGTTTGTTTGCTCTGTGTTGGCTCCCGCTGCACATCATCAACAGTTTCAACCACCTGTGTCAGGACTGCAATCGCCCACACCTCTGGGTGATGAACATTGCCATTATCCTCTCCCACGCTAACTCCGTCGTGAATCCCTTCATCTATGCTTATCGCATTCGGGAGTTCAGGCAGACCTTTCGGAGGATCCTGTACCAGAACATCCTGAGGAAGAAGGCTGGACAACAGTTTGGGGTTGGGGGCAACAGTATGACGCGGACTACCTCCGGTACCAGTAGAGAGGGTTCAACTTGTTGCACGGTGGTGAACAACTACGTCCTGGACCCCAGTCCTGCCCGAACGCAGCCGCCAAAAACTGCTAATGAAGACTCTTGCCATTGGACATCAAGGTTAGACGCTGCGCCAAATAGCTACATACCCAACGGACACCAAACAAAGGGTAGCACCCTTCCAGCGACGCAGCAGCCATGCATCCTGGGCTTTGATGCTCAGGATGGAGTTGAGTCGGTCTCACATCTGAAGGGAACGACAGATGTTTTGGAGGTGAAAGACGTTTTGTGA